A genomic region of Thermodesulfobacteriota bacterium contains the following coding sequences:
- a CDS encoding protein kinase, with product MNTEIKSIGKYPIRSRLGQGAMGQVYKVILPGENRFAALKVLKPGPDLINKMGMEWIYEQFIQEFKMLSDLRHPGLVSVWGLEQDDTLVYYVMEYFYRNLGLIMGESYWADRPSRVLRVEKAVGYILETLDGLGWLHRAGIVHRDIKPFNLMLTEADAIKITDLGLSRRRGERPAGPGNVMIGTPYYAAPEQVAAPEKADHRADLYSMGVMLYRMLTGILPQQPLKRPGALNPELDDGWDELILKSIHPDPDKRFQDAESMSHEIRTRYRDFSRQKQAACNLADDSGRRITKEESGPVLLRSVAERVPANRAASVFQIDEYHRPRQYLKNSFGAVTDGVMVDATTNLAWQQAGSESVLPWDQAHAYIFTLNRRKFGGYENWRLPTVNELLSLLNPPPPGEDFCFQSAMSSVQKWIWSGDTRSKRAAWFMDGEMGFVASGDILDGFHVKAVCSV from the coding sequence ATGAATACAGAGATAAAATCCATCGGTAAATATCCGATCAGGTCGCGTCTGGGGCAGGGGGCCATGGGACAGGTATACAAGGTTATCCTCCCCGGGGAAAACCGGTTTGCCGCCTTGAAAGTATTAAAACCGGGACCGGACCTGATCAATAAAATGGGAATGGAATGGATTTACGAGCAGTTTATTCAGGAATTCAAAATGCTGTCGGATTTGCGCCACCCCGGCCTGGTAAGCGTCTGGGGCCTGGAGCAGGATGACACGCTTGTCTATTATGTAATGGAATACTTTTACCGCAACCTGGGCCTCATCATGGGCGAATCCTATTGGGCGGACAGGCCGTCGCGGGTTCTGCGCGTTGAAAAGGCCGTCGGTTACATACTGGAAACGCTTGATGGCTTAGGCTGGCTTCACCGGGCCGGTATCGTTCACCGGGATATCAAACCGTTCAATCTGATGCTGACCGAAGCGGACGCTATCAAGATAACGGATCTGGGCTTGTCCAGAAGGCGGGGAGAAAGGCCGGCCGGCCCCGGAAACGTGATGATCGGCACGCCCTATTATGCCGCGCCGGAGCAGGTGGCGGCACCGGAAAAAGCGGATCACCGGGCGGATCTGTATTCGATGGGGGTGATGCTGTATCGCATGCTGACCGGAATACTGCCCCAACAACCGTTGAAACGGCCGGGCGCCCTGAACCCCGAGTTGGATGACGGCTGGGATGAGCTCATCTTAAAATCCATTCACCCTGATCCGGATAAACGGTTTCAGGACGCGGAATCAATGAGTCACGAGATCCGGACCCGCTACCGGGATTTCAGCCGTCAGAAGCAGGCGGCCTGCAATCTTGCGGACGATTCCGGCAGACGGATAACAAAGGAAGAATCCGGTCCTGTTCTTTTACGATCCGTGGCGGAAAGGGTTCCGGCCAATCGCGCGGCATCGGTTTTTCAAATCGATGAATACCATCGACCGCGGCAATACCTTAAAAACAGCTTTGGAGCCGTAACAGACGGTGTGATGGTTGACGCCACGACGAACCTGGCGTGGCAGCAGGCCGGGTCCGAGTCCGTGTTGCCATGGGATCAGGCCCACGCCTACATATTCACGTTAAACCGGCGGAAATTCGGCGGATATGAAAACTGGCGTCTGCCGACCGTCAATGAACTCCTGTCCCTGTTGAACCCCCCGCCGCCGGGAGAGGACTTCTGTTTCCAATCCGCCATGTCTTCCGTACAGAAATGGATCTGGAGCGGGGATACCCGATCAAAAAGGGCGGCCTGGTTCATGGATGGGGAAATGGGGTTTGTCGCGTCCGGCGATATTCTGGACGGTTTCCATGTCAAAGCGGTTTGTTCCGTCTGA
- a CDS encoding metallophosphoesterase family protein, protein MKTAIISDIHGNLEAFTSVLADIQTQQTDGIVSLGDNIGYGADSEEVLQLLIAGHIPTVLGNHEMAVLDDTVLGWHRGDVRRAIDIAAASLSEHSLRYLRESRTSLSDSGCRFVHGFPPDSFSLYLHQAGDDQLRQAFTEIKDDLCFVGHTHKLKLLYYENDQIMLHPLDKGPVQIRQNRKYLINVGSVGQPRDGDVRARYVIWDSGTGRIEVRAVEYDAAAAARKIIAAGIPSRFAALLQSRG, encoded by the coding sequence ATGAAAACCGCGATCATCTCGGATATTCATGGAAATCTTGAGGCGTTCACCAGCGTCCTGGCCGATATTCAAACGCAGCAGACCGACGGCATCGTTTCCCTGGGTGACAATATCGGTTACGGGGCGGATTCCGAAGAAGTCTTACAATTACTGATTGCCGGCCATATTCCCACCGTGCTGGGCAATCATGAGATGGCCGTTCTTGATGATACCGTTCTCGGCTGGCATAGAGGAGACGTCAGAAGGGCTATTGACATTGCCGCGGCAAGCCTTTCGGAACACTCCCTGAGATACTTGAGGGAATCCCGCACCAGCCTGTCGGATTCAGGGTGTCGCTTTGTTCATGGTTTTCCGCCGGATTCCTTCAGTCTCTACCTGCACCAGGCGGGTGATGACCAGTTGCGGCAGGCGTTTACGGAAATAAAGGATGATCTGTGTTTTGTGGGTCACACCCATAAGCTTAAGCTGCTGTATTACGAGAATGATCAGATCATGCTTCACCCCCTGGATAAAGGGCCCGTGCAAATCCGGCAAAACAGAAAATATTTAATCAACGTCGGCAGTGTCGGACAGCCCAGGGACGGTGACGTCCGGGCCCGGTATGTTATCTGGGATTCAGGAACCGGCCGGATAGAGGTCAGGGCGGTTGAATATGATGCCGCCGCCGCCGCCCGGAAAATAATCGCCGCCGGCATTCCTTCCAGGTTCGCCGCCCTGCTCCAGAGCAGGGGTTGA
- a CDS encoding NAD(P)H-binding protein, translating into MANQKILLTGPTGFIGKRLLYQLDERGYQVRCLVRAGETLDLNIPLRREPEIVYADLLDPDSLPQALHGMDAAYYLVHSMGGRSIRQTLAFAEKDRRAALNFRQAAERAGLSRIIYLGGLGDAGDRLSHHLASRHEVARILQAGTVKTTVLRAAVIIGAGGASFEIIRYLVERLPVLLCPRWVYTQSQPIAIDNVLAYLCGCLEAPETAGRSFDIGGQQILSYADLMLMYARVRKLPRAIIGVPLVPIKLSAYWVHLITPVPAGVVLPLAQGLRNKAVCRENTIRDLIPIHLTPMETAICNALAEEAGGPGKLLSRQACFLPEDPA; encoded by the coding sequence ATGGCGAATCAAAAAATTCTTCTCACCGGCCCCACCGGGTTTATCGGTAAGCGGCTGCTCTACCAGTTGGATGAGCGGGGATATCAGGTCCGGTGCCTGGTCAGGGCCGGCGAAACCCTGGACCTGAACATTCCGCTGCGGCGGGAACCGGAAATCGTTTACGCCGACCTTCTCGACCCGGACTCCCTGCCGCAGGCCCTTCACGGCATGGACGCCGCCTATTATCTGGTGCATTCCATGGGCGGCCGGAGCATCCGCCAGACCCTGGCCTTTGCGGAAAAAGACCGCCGGGCCGCGCTCAATTTCAGGCAGGCCGCCGAACGGGCCGGGCTTTCCCGGATTATTTACCTGGGAGGCCTGGGGGATGCCGGGGACCGATTGTCCCATCATCTGGCCAGCCGCCATGAGGTGGCCCGGATTCTTCAGGCCGGAACGGTGAAAACCACCGTGCTGCGGGCCGCGGTCATCATCGGGGCCGGCGGGGCCTCCTTTGAAATTATCCGCTATCTGGTGGAACGGCTGCCGGTCCTCCTCTGCCCCCGCTGGGTTTACACCCAGTCCCAGCCCATCGCTATCGACAATGTCCTGGCCTATCTCTGCGGATGTCTGGAAGCGCCGGAAACCGCCGGCCGGTCCTTTGACATCGGCGGTCAACAGATCCTCAGCTACGCGGATCTCATGCTGATGTATGCCCGGGTCAGGAAACTTCCGCGCGCCATCATCGGGGTGCCCCTGGTGCCCATCAAGCTTTCCGCCTACTGGGTCCACCTCATCACCCCCGTTCCCGCCGGCGTGGTCCTGCCCCTGGCCCAAGGGCTCAGAAACAAGGCCGTCTGCCGGGAAAACACCATCCGGGACCTGATCCCCATTCATCTGACCCCCATGGAAACCGCCATCTGCAACGCCCTGGCCGAAGAAGCCGGAGGCCCGGGGAAACTGCTCTCCCGACAGGCCTGTTTTCTGCCTGAGGATCCGGCATGA
- a CDS encoding DUF6600 domain-containing protein, whose amino-acid sequence MKSGIFKSICCLALTTWLCLLPVLPVSAQDQSAQPVVVGRISYIAGELLRYVPEQNDWVATVEDAPFGLSDILYSGDNTRAESIFPNGAWIRMGDGTQVQLIAVGEEFTRVDLVQGMARFYNQSADGVIEVTSAFGRVTAPGQTIFDFYAGDKSVEVIALKGTVTYTPVSGTGGYDVTANGPSIIADGSQVTSGDGKADEDWDAFNSQRDRVWADRISQSDTSMRYLPPRLHEEAYVLEEYGQWDRVYYEGAYHHFWRPVRVTSGWAPFTHGHWTVWYDDNCWIPHEPFGYITHHYGSWVHLGHHWYWVPPKSGRHMGTGPGFAMEYAWYPGRVAWIYSGTTVGWIPLTPLEPYYCHRYWGPRCNAGAHRWRYYTGSHAYRYRHHAVIINRNSFYRTADYSKLRLTQGPGIDEFKTAPVLNNRVIPNYSTIASKYNFTKTVVNQKPHESVTRKIRPATQGVPPSVQQIDNSKRPGTMPAIKKTPVPAPRVTEQPAATPGPSPSPRQPRWDHNRQIQAPAGQNHLQPGVTTPTPQQPQSLPTSPRHYRKKAETPAPAPRITEQPAVTTGTPPSNQPPRNRKNQIQKSSSQGSPQPGVDASIQPQTQSQPSSPKHYRKTSETPATTPPVAEQPAVTSGTPPQPSNQQRRKQTKPVQAPAEQKIMPPVQTPAGKAMSPPEAQVTTPPDPPPQTNTSGQQRKKGKHKQNQQPQVQPSSDQGQVQDTEEEAP is encoded by the coding sequence ATGAAGTCTGGAATATTTAAAAGCATCTGCTGTCTCGCGTTGACGACGTGGCTCTGCCTCCTGCCGGTGCTTCCGGTATCGGCCCAGGATCAATCCGCGCAACCGGTGGTGGTCGGCCGTATTTCCTATATAGCCGGGGAACTGCTGCGATATGTCCCGGAACAGAACGACTGGGTGGCCACGGTTGAGGACGCCCCTTTCGGCTTGAGCGACATTCTTTATTCCGGCGATAATACCCGGGCCGAATCCATATTTCCCAACGGCGCCTGGATACGCATGGGAGACGGTACCCAGGTCCAGCTCATCGCCGTCGGAGAAGAGTTTACCCGGGTCGACTTGGTTCAGGGCATGGCCCGTTTCTATAACCAGAGCGCCGATGGCGTGATCGAGGTTACGTCCGCCTTCGGCCGTGTCACCGCCCCCGGCCAGACGATTTTCGATTTTTACGCAGGCGATAAATCAGTGGAGGTAATCGCGCTGAAAGGAACCGTGACGTATACCCCGGTTTCCGGAACCGGCGGTTATGACGTCACCGCCAACGGCCCATCCATCATCGCCGACGGCAGCCAGGTCACTTCCGGGGACGGAAAAGCCGATGAAGACTGGGACGCTTTCAATTCCCAGCGGGACCGGGTATGGGCGGACCGGATCAGTCAGAGCGATACGTCCATGAGGTATCTGCCGCCGCGCCTGCATGAGGAGGCCTACGTCCTGGAGGAATATGGTCAATGGGATCGGGTCTATTATGAAGGCGCCTACCACCACTTCTGGCGGCCTGTTCGGGTCACCAGCGGGTGGGCGCCATTCACCCACGGCCACTGGACCGTCTGGTACGACGACAACTGCTGGATTCCCCATGAACCGTTCGGCTATATCACGCACCACTATGGCAGCTGGGTCCATCTCGGTCATCACTGGTACTGGGTACCGCCCAAGTCGGGCCGTCACATGGGTACCGGACCGGGCTTTGCCATGGAATACGCCTGGTATCCGGGCCGCGTGGCCTGGATTTACTCCGGGACAACCGTAGGCTGGATTCCGCTGACGCCTTTGGAACCTTATTACTGTCATCGGTACTGGGGGCCGCGGTGTAATGCCGGCGCTCACCGCTGGAGGTACTACACCGGCAGCCATGCTTATCGATACCGTCATCATGCCGTCATTATTAATCGCAACAGTTTTTACCGGACCGCTGATTACAGCAAACTGCGGCTCACCCAGGGCCCCGGCATTGACGAATTTAAAACAGCGCCGGTGCTGAACAACAGGGTCATTCCCAATTACAGCACCATTGCCAGTAAATATAATTTCACCAAAACCGTCGTGAATCAAAAACCGCATGAATCGGTGACACGAAAAATCCGGCCTGCGACTCAGGGCGTGCCGCCGTCCGTCCAGCAGATCGATAACAGCAAACGGCCAGGCACCATGCCGGCGATTAAAAAAACACCGGTGCCGGCGCCCCGGGTCACGGAACAGCCGGCGGCGACACCGGGACCCTCGCCGTCGCCCCGTCAGCCGCGCTGGGATCATAACAGGCAGATTCAGGCGCCTGCCGGTCAGAACCATTTACAACCGGGAGTGACTACACCGACGCCGCAACAGCCCCAATCCCTGCCGACATCTCCCCGGCATTACCGGAAGAAGGCGGAAACGCCGGCGCCGGCGCCGCGGATCACGGAACAGCCGGCGGTGACAACGGGCACCCCGCCGTCAAATCAACCGCCTCGGAACCGGAAAAATCAGATTCAAAAATCCAGCAGCCAGGGCAGCCCCCAACCGGGTGTGGATGCATCGATTCAACCACAGACCCAATCCCAGCCATCATCTCCCAAGCATTACCGGAAGACGTCTGAAACGCCGGCGACCACGCCACCGGTGGCGGAACAACCGGCGGTGACATCGGGCACGCCGCCGCAGCCGTCAAATCAACAACGCCGGAAACAAACGAAACCGGTTCAGGCACCTGCCGAACAAAAAATTATGCCGCCGGTTCAGACACCTGCCGGAAAGGCGATGTCACCGCCGGAGGCGCAGGTAACGACTCCACCCGACCCCCCACCCCAGACGAACACTTCCGGGCAGCAGCGGAAAAAAGGCAAGCATAAGCAGAATCAGCAGCCGCAGGTTCAGCCAAGCAGCGACCAGGGTCAGGTCCAGGACACGGAAGAAGAGGCACCGTAA
- a CDS encoding SRPBCC family protein has protein sequence MIIKAVVQINAPLQRVWDVFADIQHWKEWNPVCRECRFETGSALVKGACISFELNPLILPLRIAPEVTHCSPGEKVVWQGSRLGIHAVHEFYFKETSNGVDLTSIEHFSGPLLMFARMIGMPSRLHALTIRLLEAIRQAAESSGA, from the coding sequence ATGATCATCAAAGCCGTTGTTCAGATCAACGCCCCTCTGCAACGGGTGTGGGACGTGTTCGCGGACATTCAACACTGGAAAGAGTGGAATCCGGTCTGCCGGGAATGCCGGTTTGAAACGGGCAGCGCCCTGGTCAAAGGCGCCTGTATTTCCTTTGAGCTAAACCCCCTGATTCTTCCCCTGCGCATCGCGCCGGAAGTGACGCACTGCAGTCCCGGGGAAAAAGTGGTCTGGCAGGGCTCCCGCCTGGGCATCCACGCGGTCCATGAATTTTATTTTAAGGAAACGAGCAATGGCGTGGACCTGACGAGCATCGAACATTTCAGCGGTCCCCTGCTGATGTTCGCCAGGATGATCGGTATGCCGTCAAGGCTCCATGCGCTCACGATCCGGCTTCTGGAAGCCATCCGGCAGGCGGCTGAATCATCGGGCGCTTGA